A single window of Sparus aurata chromosome 22, fSpaAur1.1, whole genome shotgun sequence DNA harbors:
- the LOC115574376 gene encoding uncharacterized protein LOC115574376 encodes MIIRRETEEGERQRIMMVQFKWIQMSLFVTAMLQFTAVTGLNHTSVTARVGDEVTLPCDNVINTQDKCDSTSWLANRYGVSAKQLVNLGQISKSEIPRSRSDRLSVTESCSLVITNVSVEDVGRYSCRQFNKSGRQEGEDALVHLSIVNVEKLQQDDRDMLTCSVLSYGDCGHTVKWLYDDSMDGVETVRLGCSATVKYKPPHLNHKSNYHKLPECEVTDDQSGQTLLWKVNSGSKTSSAEDDTPTQLARTDCSVVDYIMLVLRVAELVLITVITVLLIRAPGNQKPVRRSGAAASQVDHDEDEDDGVVKYENREDTFASVRLH; translated from the exons ATGATCataagaagagagacagaagaaggagagagacagagaatcATGATGGTCCAGTTCAAATGGattcaaatgtctttatttgtgaCAGCGATGCTTCAGTTCACAG CAGTAACTGGACTGAATCACACCTCCGTCACTGCCAGAGTTGGAGATGAAGTCACTTTGCCTTGTGACAATGTGATCAATACTCAGGATAAATGTGACAGTACTTCTTGGCTTGCCAATCGTTATGGGGTATCAGCAAAACAGCTGGTAAATCTTGGACAGATCAGTAAAAGTGAGATTCCCAGATCTAGATCAGACAGACTGAGCGTGACAGAGAGCTGCTCTCTGGTTATTACAAATGTCTCAGTGGAGGATGTTGGTCGTTACAGCTGCAGACAGTTCAACAAATCAGGAAGACAAGAAGGTGAAGATGCTCTGGTTCATCTGTCTATTGTTAACG TGGAGAAACTACAGCAGGATGATAGAGACATGTTGACCTGCTCTGTGTTGTCATATGGTGACTGTGGACACACAGTGAAGTGGCTGTATGATGATAGTATGGATGGAGTGGAGACAGTGCGGCTTGGCTGTTCTGCCACGGTGAAATATAAACCTCCTCATCTTAATCACAAGTCAAACTATCACAAGTTACCTGAGTGTGAAGTGACAGATGATCAGAGTGGACAGACGCTGCTGTGGAAAGTTAACTCAG GAAGCAAGACATCATCTGCAGAGGACGACACTCCAACACAACTAG CTCGTACAGATTGTTCTGTTGTCGACTACATCATGTTGGTTCTGCGTGTGGCTGAACTCGTCCTAATTACTGTGATTACTGTTCTTCTCATCAGAGCTCCAG GGAACCAGAAACCagtgaggcgttcaggtgcaGCAGCCAGTCAG gTGGatcatgatgaagatgaagatgatggtgtGGTGAAATATGAAAACCGTGAAGACACTTTTGCCTCTGTCAGACTCCACTGA